DNA sequence from the Vicia villosa cultivar HV-30 ecotype Madison, WI linkage group LG3, Vvil1.0, whole genome shotgun sequence genome:
TATGATTGCTACTTTTGGCAGCCACATTCCTAATTCTGCTGATGCAATAAACAATGTTTTGGAAGAAATCACTCAGTTACCTGCATCAAACAAGATTCTTTATGCGCATGATGATCAAGAAATTATGACCAAAGAACATTCTCACTAGTTTCTTTATGTTATCTGCCATTACAATGAAAATTTGGAAAGTTCATTTTCAATGTCGTACACTGCTACTAAAGATAATTTCCCTTCAATTTCATCTAGTCATGTGGAATCAAATGTTGACTCGTATAACATAGAAGATAATTCCCCTTTATTTTCAATCCATATAgtgtaatatatattttagtataaTGCAATGGTCATCAAAATATATAACTTCTAGTCCTCTAGTATTCCGGATATAATGCAATGGTCCTCAAAATATATAACTCCTAGCCCTCTAGTCTTCATCTCTCAATACTCTCAATTTCTTAGAACACAGTTATAGTTAATTGGAATCAGAAAATGGATGCAACCACAAAGGTGAAGAAAGGAGCAGGAGGATGGAAGGGAGGAGGACTAAGGAAGAAGTCGGTAACCAGATCTGTTAGAGCCGGACTTCAATTTTCCGTCGGAAGAATCGGTcgatttttgaagaaaggaagatATGCTCAGCGTGTTGGTACTGGTGCTCCTGTTTACCTAGCTGCCGTTCTTGAATATCTCGCTGCTGAGGTAAATTACTATCCCTTTCTCTTTGTATTTTGACTAGTATTAGTTAGTAGTTCTAAATCTTGATGAATTGTTTTTACATAATACTTGAAGGTTCTTGAGTTGGCTGGAAATGCAGCACGTGACAACAAGTGGAAGAGTATTAGTCCAAGGCATTTGTTGTTGGCTATTAGGAATGATGAAGAACTCGGTAAATTACTTGCTGGTGTTACCATCGCTCATGGTGGTGTTCTTCCTAACATCAACCCTGTTCTTTTGCCTAAGAGGACTGAAAATACTTCAAAGGAACCTAAATCCCCATCAAAGGCCAAGAAAACTCCCAAGAAAGCTTAGATATATTTACAGACTTTGAATTATGTTCTGTGTTGATATGTCTTAATCTTAGTCTAGGCGTCACTCTATCTTTTTCTCTAATGTATAACAAGCTAGCAATGTAATTCCTGATGTCTCTTTGTCATGAGTTAATGAAATCCTTTTATATTTAGTCCACACAATACTTCTGTTTGTTTATGGATTGATGCACTCTACTTTCTTTTGTTATAAAACAATctggtttatttaattattcactGTATCCattactcaaaggtttcaatGTTAATGCAATGGTCATCAAAATGCAATGGTTTGTATTGTTTACGGGTTTGAATTTGTGAAGGTTTTAATGGAATTTGTTAACGAATTTGCAATTTTAAATGATGCAtctaaggtgtttgatgaaatgtctgtGAGAAGTTTCTAAAATTTTTTGCGTTtatttagaggaggtttaaaaccccctcaATCTAATGCGTTTTAAAAATTTTTGCCAAGCTTTCTTCAACGTGGCGTGCCACCTCAGCTTCCGTTAATGAAAGTTGACGGCAGGGACCAAAATTGGAGACGGAAAACTTTATGAGGatcattctttgaacgaaaatattatagggactaaaacaagATTTTGGGTTATTTACAgtgaccaaaaacatatttaacccttttatgtatgtaaatagtggcacttatcgagacttttggtaataccgtttgaataattccccgtttttgtgtatatttgtatcgtttgtgttttcttacgttttcgtgtaaataagtaccgtttaatagttttgttgtcattttgtaggtatttatgtgtATTCGGAGCTTCGAGTAAAAAAGTGccgaagacacggcggcgaacgcgtttttgaagaaataaaagttGATGTTCTGTTGAGCCCGCATAGCGCGcttttttggcgctaagcgcggtcgaAGAAAGTTTGAGACCAAGTCTGACAGAGAGTAGGGCGCTTACAgcggtttttggcgctaagcgcgctcAGGggatttaagaaaaataaaggacagcgcgcttagcgcggtaggcgtACTTAGCGCAGTCTGCGATTTTTTCAGTTTtgcatatatgttgtaaaatcaatttttttaggtttttaatcACCTCTTTCCCCCATGGAAGAGCTCTGGTCCATTTTTTATAGTTTAGAGGTTTA
Encoded proteins:
- the LOC131657106 gene encoding histone H2A.2-like — translated: MDATTKVKKGAGGWKGGGLRKKSVTRSVRAGLQFSVGRIGRFLKKGRYAQRVGTGAPVYLAAVLEYLAAEVLELAGNAARDNKWKSISPRHLLLAIRNDEELGKLLAGVTIAHGGVLPNINPVLLPKRTENTSKEPKSPSKAKKTPKKA